One window of Chitinophagaceae bacterium genomic DNA carries:
- a CDS encoding ferritin → MANRKLISDTIETALNNQIEMEATASFNYLALVSWCEERGLKGCAGFFMAHSEEERQHMMKFFNYVNAVGGFAVAPNIKKPSASFGDIKKVFENALSHEQKVTKSIHELTELATKERDHATYNFLQFFVQEQLEEEQLFTNAIERIELIGLDGKGLFYIDKEIELLRNENG, encoded by the coding sequence ATGGCAAACAGAAAATTAATATCAGACACTATAGAAACAGCATTAAACAATCAGATTGAAATGGAGGCTACTGCATCTTTTAATTACTTGGCTTTAGTTTCGTGGTGCGAAGAAAGAGGCCTCAAAGGTTGTGCAGGTTTTTTTATGGCTCATTCGGAGGAGGAACGTCAGCACATGATGAAGTTTTTTAATTATGTAAATGCCGTAGGTGGATTTGCTGTAGCACCCAATATTAAAAAGCCTTCAGCATCTTTTGGCGATATCAAAAAAGTTTTTGAAAATGCGTTGAGTCACGAACAAAAAGTTACCAAATCTATACATGAGCTCACAGAACTGGCTACTAAAGAAAGGGATCATGCTACCTATAACTTTTTACAATTTTTTGTACAAGAGCAATTAGAAGAAGAGCAGCTATTCACGAATGCTATTGAGCGAATTGAACTCATTGGCTTAGACGGGAAAGGGCTCTTTTATATAGATAAAGAAATCGAACTTTTACGAAATGAAAACGGATAG
- a CDS encoding sensor histidine kinase, which produces MSYKNPKNIGLFVAVWAFFVYLLLQLLLIINDPYFLSTFTIILIFLSAILISLVIYFVTVYLIEKFIYKKIKVLYKSMHSQGKIKDSRSIKADEDLISRVEKEILSITNQSKTEIQDLKKMDEYRKEFLGNVSHELKTPIFNIQGYLHTLIDGGLDNPKVNMDFLLKATQNLDRLSNIVEDLEFISRFESMDLTIDITKFDFIKLVNEIIENLEMQADLRDIKLKLGSKTPEKAMVKADKDRIRQVLNNLIINSIKYGKEGGTTTISLTEAEENVIIEVIDDGPGISEEHLPRLFERFYRVDKSRSRNIGGTGLGLSIVKHILEAHDKNINVKSKPGIGTTFTFQLEKA; this is translated from the coding sequence ATGAGTTATAAAAACCCAAAAAATATTGGCTTATTCGTAGCTGTTTGGGCATTTTTTGTATATCTGCTTCTACAACTGCTTCTTATTATCAATGACCCTTATTTTTTATCTACTTTCACTATAATACTAATTTTTTTATCCGCAATACTGATTTCATTAGTTATTTACTTTGTTACGGTTTACCTGATTGAGAAATTTATCTATAAGAAAATAAAGGTGCTTTACAAAAGCATGCATAGTCAGGGAAAAATTAAAGATAGCCGCTCCATCAAAGCTGACGAAGATCTCATTTCACGGGTAGAAAAAGAAATACTTTCCATTACCAATCAAAGTAAAACTGAAATTCAGGACCTGAAAAAAATGGATGAATACCGCAAAGAATTTTTAGGAAATGTTTCTCATGAACTTAAAACACCCATTTTTAATATTCAGGGATATTTACACACCCTCATTGATGGAGGTTTGGATAATCCAAAGGTAAATATGGATTTCTTACTAAAGGCCACTCAAAACTTAGACCGCCTATCTAATATCGTAGAAGATTTGGAATTTATATCCAGATTTGAAAGTATGGATTTAACTATTGATATCACTAAGTTTGATTTCATAAAACTGGTAAATGAAATTATTGAAAATCTTGAAATGCAGGCTGACCTCAGGGATATAAAACTCAAACTGGGTTCAAAAACTCCGGAAAAAGCTATGGTAAAAGCTGATAAAGATAGAATCCGACAGGTTTTGAACAACCTTATTATCAATTCTATAAAATATGGCAAAGAAGGTGGAACGACTACTATATCATTGACTGAGGCCGAAGAAAATGTAATAATAGAAGTCATAGATGACGGGCCGGGCATATCTGAAGAACATTTACCCAGACTTTTTGAAAGATTTTACCGGGTAGATAAAAGCAGATCGAGGAATATAGGTGGTACCGGATTAGGCCTTTCAATTGTAAAGCATATACTGGAGGCTCATGATAAAAATATAAATGTCAAAAGTAAGCCGGGTATAGGAACTACTTTTACTTTTCAATTAGAAAAAGCATAA
- a CDS encoding DNA-binding response regulator gives MVDNHKILLVDDEEDILEFIKYNLEKEGYEVATALNGKQSLEIAKKLKPHLIILDIMMPEMDGIETCRELRTMPEFKNTLIAFLTARNEDYSQIAGFDVGADDYITKPIKPRVLVGRVKALLRRISENRSESENTIVGDIEVDREKYLVYKKGQAIGLPKKEFELLSLLMSKPGKVFSREEILNKVWGKEIIVGDRTIDVHIRKLREKLGDDYFRTIKGVGYKFDL, from the coding sequence ATGGTTGACAATCATAAAATACTTTTAGTCGATGATGAGGAAGATATACTTGAGTTCATTAAGTATAATCTTGAGAAAGAAGGGTATGAAGTAGCTACAGCATTAAATGGGAAACAAAGCTTAGAGATAGCAAAAAAGTTAAAACCTCATTTAATCATTTTAGACATAATGATGCCTGAAATGGACGGCATAGAAACGTGTAGAGAACTACGCACAATGCCGGAGTTCAAAAATACACTAATTGCATTTTTAACCGCGAGAAATGAAGATTATTCTCAAATAGCCGGATTTGATGTAGGTGCAGACGATTACATAACAAAACCAATAAAGCCCAGAGTTTTAGTTGGTCGTGTAAAAGCACTTTTAAGAAGAATTTCCGAAAACAGAAGTGAATCTGAAAATACTATAGTAGGAGACATAGAAGTAGACAGAGAAAAGTATTTAGTATATAAAAAGGGACAGGCAATCGGTCTTCCAAAAAAAGAGTTTGAACTACTTTCTTTACTCATGTCAAAACCCGGAAAAGTCTTTTCCCGGGAGGAAATTTTAAATAAAGTTTGGGGCAAAGAAATCATAGTAGGCGACCGAACAATAGATGTTCACATCAGAAAACTAAGAGAAAAATTAGGTGACGATTACTTCCGGACAATCAAAGGGGTTGGATATAAGTTTGATTTGTAG
- a CDS encoding MGMT family protein, with protein sequence MKTDRLTQQNDKAGFFEKVYDVVRKIPPGRVSTYGKIAASVGTAKSARMVGWAMNHSHRVFPLVPAHRVVNRNGLLTGKHHFLYPEQMQELLEKEGVEVKNDKVMDFDKRLWIPEALTPE encoded by the coding sequence ATGAAAACGGATAGGCTGACGCAGCAAAATGACAAGGCAGGTTTTTTTGAAAAAGTTTATGATGTAGTTCGGAAAATTCCGCCCGGAAGAGTTTCAACTTATGGCAAAATTGCAGCTTCTGTTGGTACAGCTAAATCAGCACGCATGGTTGGCTGGGCTATGAATCACTCACACAGAGTTTTTCCATTGGTACCTGCTCACAGAGTTGTAAACAGAAATGGATTGCTAACGGGGAAACATCATTTTTTATATCCTGAACAAATGCAGGAGCTACTTGAAAAAGAGGGTGTTGAAGTGAAAAATGATAAAGTGATGGACTTTGATAAAAGGCTTTGGATTCCAGAGGCTTTAACTCCTGAATAA